In the genome of Amia ocellicauda isolate fAmiCal2 chromosome 3, fAmiCal2.hap1, whole genome shotgun sequence, one region contains:
- the LOC136746459 gene encoding suppressor of tumorigenicity 14 protein homolog: MSVFYIGGSVEIANLTYTSELADSQSAQFQTQAEAVKHYLTEIYDSSVWAKYYVKSGVTAFSEGEGGLRVFYWSKFCSPSDVASNIRSARPSRLQRTGALKSKPYFIRNEEVYSFQNNWDNLQLFDLDSEEYDLDDKNKIKNQGSSQSIKWQLGFQAMSFDLYAKYGNNRTLTLTSPKKPYYQWRLRVPSGHVVRLVITPLQGATPGNCAAHKLSAYDFLLPLQNKIIARWCGVPVTGVPPVIKLTSSGNVMLVTFSFNRQRDGAIFKAYFQAMPKTGCGGALSAWNGTVTSPYYPSHYPPNVDCTWTISTPAPGHLFSLTIAVLDIQDSPSSSSCERDWLDINGIKLCSPIADSSRKRVYSSPVTLHFHSDESITRKGFYILYRALPLDKSCPKQFQCGDGSCVPPRKLCDGMKDCSDGSDEARCAVCASGQVHCGNGQCRPHIGLCTGQNNCGDNSEEGDCAGDCYLRCPKGLCIPQSSVCDGIIDCKDRSDEINCTRAFHKACSPSSYKCLNGKCLNKLNPECDGVKDCTDGSDEVGCGCGSKPRKKSKIVGGGNAQSGEWPWQVSLQMGRYGHVCGASLISSRWVLSAAHCFQDSDSIRYSDAGSWKAYMGMSIMNTLGVSVVTRLVRRIVVHAQYDQYTSDYDIALLELSAPVFFSEFIQPVCLPANTHSFGSDTSCFVTGWGVQMEDGELASVLQQATVKIISRNTCNKLYDDAVTPRMLCAGNLHGGVDACQGDSGGPLVCLEKGRKWFLAGIVSWGEGCARRNRPGVYTQVITFSDWIRQQIN; this comes from the exons ATGTCTGTCTTCTACATCGGTGGAAGTGTGGAAATTGCTAACCTGACCTACACCAGTGAGCTGGCGGACTCACAGTCAGCACAGTTTCAGACCCAGGCTGAGGCAGTTAAACATTAT TTAACAGAGATCTACGATTCTTCTGTCTGGGCTAAATATTATGTGAAGTCAGGTGTTACTGCCTTCAG TGAAGGAGAAGGCGGTCTGCGGGTCTTCTACTGGAGTAAGTTCTGCTCTCCCTCTGATGTGGCTTCAAACATCAGGAGCGCCCGGCCCTCCCGACTGCAGAGGACTGGCGCCCTCAAGTCCAAACCTTATTTCATCCGGAACGAGGAGGTGTACTCCTTCCAGAACAACTGGGACAATCTGCAGTTATTTG ATTTAGACTCTGAGGAATATGACCTAGATgacaagaataaaataaaaaaccaaGGATCGTCACAAAGTATCAAATGGCAACTAGGATTCCAAG CCATGTCATTCGACCTATATGCAAAGTATGGCAATAACcggaccctgaccctgaccagTCCCAAGAAGCCCTACTATCAGTGGAGGCTTCGGGTCCCCTCGGGCCACGTTGTCCGGCTGGTCATCACCCCTCTGCAGGGAGCCACGCCAGGGAACTGCGCCGCCCACAAACTGTCTGCATATGACTTCCTATTGCCTCTGCAGAACAAGATCATTGCCAG GTGGTGTGGAGTGCCAGTCACAGGAGTGCCCCCTGTGATCAAGCTGACCTCCTCCGGCAACGTCATGCTGGTCACCTTCTCCTTCAACAGGCAGAGGGATGGTGCCATCTTTAAAGCCTACTTCCAAGCCATGCCCAAAACAG GCTGTGGCGGTGCCCTCTCTGCTTGGAATGGAACAGTGACCTCACCCTACTACCCAAGCCACTACCCCCCCAACGTGGACTGCACCTGGACTATAAGC ACTCCTGCTCCAGGACACTTGTTCTCACTGACCATTGCGGTTTTAGACATCCAGGACTCCCCATCCTCCAGCAGCTGTGAAAGAGACTGGCTAGACATCAATGGAATCAA GCTGTGCAGTCCCATAGCAGACAGCAGCAGGAAGAGGGTGTATTCCTCGCCCGTCACTCTGCATTTCCACTCGGACGAGTCCATCACCCGCAAAGGCTTCTACATCCTCTACCGGGCACTCCCCCTCGACAAGT CGTGTCCCAAGCAGTTCCAGTGTGGGGATGGCTCCTGTGTGCCCCCGAGGAAGCTGTGTGACGGGATGAAGGACTGCTCCGATGGCAGTGACGAGGCCAGATGTG CAGTGTGTGCCTCGGGACAAGTGCATTGTGGGAATGGCCAGTGCAGACCCCACATCGGACTGTGCACCGGACAGAACAACTGTGGAGACAATAGTGAGGAGGGGGACTGCG CAGGAGACTGCTACCTGCGCTGTCCCAAGGGGCTTTGCATCCCTCAATCCTCCGTCTGTGATGGcatcattgactgcaaagatCGCAGCGATGAAATCAATTGCACGAGAGCAT TTCATAAAGCCTGTTCTCCATCTTCCTacaaatgtctgaatgggaagtGTCTGAACAAACTGAACCCTGAGTGTGACGGAGTGAAGGACTGCACGGACGGCTCGGACGAGGTTGGCTGTG GGTGTGGCTCCAAACCGCGGAAGAAGAGCAAGATTGTTGGCGGTGGGAATGCGCAGTCGGGCGAGTGGCCCTGGCAGGTCAGCCTGCAGATGGGGCGCTACGGACACGTCTGCGGCGCCTCCCTCATTTCCAGCCGCTGGGTCCTGTCAGCCGCACACTGCTTCCAGGATTCCGACTCTATCAG GTACTCTGACGCAGGCTCCTGGAAGGCCTACATGGGAATGAGCATCATGAACACCCTGGGCGTCTCGGTGGTGACCAGGCTGGTGCGGCGCATCGTGGTCCATGCGCAGTACGATCAGTACACCTCGGACTACGACATCGCTCTGCTGGAGCTCAGCGCCCCTGTGTTCTTCAGCGAGTTCATCCAACCGGTGTGCCTGCCtgccaacactcactccttcgGCTCCGACACCAGCTGCTTCGTCACGGGCTGGGGGGTTCAAATGGAGGACG GTGAGCTGGCCTCGGTGCTTCAGCAAGCCACGGTGAAGATAATCAGCCGCAACACCTGCAACAAACTGTATGACGACGCAGTCACCCCCAGAATGCTCTGTGCTGGAAACCTTCATGGAGGAGTGGATGCCTGTCAG GGGGACTCGGGTGGGCCGCTGGTGTGCCTGGAGAAAGGAAGGAAGTGGTTTCTGGCTGGGATCGTCAGCTGGGGGGAGGGCTGTGCGCGCCGCAACCGGCCGGGCGTCTACACACAAGTTATCACCTTCTCTGACTGGATTCGCCAACAGATTAACTGA